The following DNA comes from Castanea sativa cultivar Marrone di Chiusa Pesio chromosome 10, ASM4071231v1.
AAgaaagtttcaacaaaataatcaaaatcccacataaaacaCAACCTAATATTACCCATAATCAGAAAAAATATCAGAGGAGAGCAATGTACCCGTAATCAACGGCGGCAAGTACGGTAAGGGTTCGATGGAAGTAACGACAACTGATTGAAGAGGGTGAGGGAGACTAGATAGGGAGAGTGAGACTGATGGAGAGTGGGGGAGAGTGGGGAAGACTGATCGCAGAGCAGAGAGCGAGGGAGAGTGTAGAGGGAGAGTGATGGCAAAGAGCAAGGGAGAGTGTACAGGGAGAGAGTGAATAGGCGTTGTGAGATGTTAGGGGTTCAAATTGTTAAGACAAACTCGATTCTGTACTTAATGAGTTATGCATGTTCACATgggcttttttttattggaaaaagcCACGTCTGCTTCGCCAGCATGACACAATGCTCAGACTAACTCGAGCATATGAATATCGAGTTTCTTAGTTACTCGCTTATAGGATAATCGAGTTTGATATTAAACTCGACCCTTTTAAtgtcgagtttcaaaacaggggtaTTTCCATAAATAGTTTAAGAAAATGGGCAAAATGTTGGAAAGTTTGTGagaaatgggcaaatgcccattttggccacACTTTGATTGTATCTTATAATGTGACCTAGTTTTTCAATCTTGCTATGTCGTGATAATTTTGGCTACAAAGTCAATGTTTGAATGGTAAATGAGACAAGAGTAAGAAACAAAGATTGAGGGCCAGCCCATTTAGCATTTAGCAAAGTTTTTGGATCACAAAATTAGATTCCGTAAACACGTAAAACAATCCAGAAAGGTAAAgaatttaacattttcctaGCCTCTCCAATAATTGGATTCAGTCTTCGAGTGAGAGCTGCGAACAAATGGAACTTTGTAGTGGTAGTAtctgtacgtttttagaccctttaaaacacaattggattaacctagctaataagccaagttattacttagtccaaatttcagatctaggttaacacaatcatataatcatatcaatgtaaagtgcggaatataaaaaatacaaagatatgatgacctaggaaaaccaaaccagtaaaaaacctggggaggatttaacctagccaTTCTCAAGATAAActtgaatccactatgaaagaatcgaagtttgtacaatagcgatttagaccactaacatcctattgcaagctccgagaccacggactccttctttcttggattctccagcaaatACAAGCACTCTCGCTTGTATATCGTTAAGCTCTTAATGCACCAACTGAATGgtcaccaagttcttgacataatcttgattcttgataaccctaagtatatatgaaggcaaacacctctagatcttacaagagattcacacatacagcATAAACAAAatgactctagagagcttttgggtacaaaccctagatacaaaaagaggcacactcttctctctcttagaagctttaaaaacgtgcttagggtttcctttatatagtgagagaagtagatctgaaaccctaatccttaatgggcttgaactacTATTTGGACCGACTTaaaattctccaaaaaaattccTGATCCatgattctcgatcgatcgagtctattcttcgatcgattgagccatgcagaaatagaacagtaatttcctgcaactactcgattccaaacttacattaaaccaaactttgagtaAGTGTAAatctagactaaatgttttgatcatggtttgccaacacaatacacattgaagttctaatacattagtccctaaggtcttaaaACTTAATAGTATCACATTTAAGGCAGCACAAAATTCTCTTCCCCTGACATTGTGTATGTGTGCATATGCATTTTCGTTGGGCAATGCTAGAAACAACAAAAagtcacaaaattttcataacattCTTAAATTAATATGCCACATCATTACTCATTTTCGTTACatcttataaatatatttatattttttaatccaattatattctttttttcgAGGTAAAGCGATAGAATCCAATCATTTTCATTAGAAGGgagatttttttaagaatggagcattgaaaatttgaaacctAAACTTCgccatttgaaatattaaaaagcgtttaaaatattaagaagAGTTGACTAAAACTGTCATTTCCAAAATCTAACTCTTTCGTGACACTTTCGGCTATGAATCCCGCCATTTGATATTCAAAGCCGGCCTTTTGACATTTTCAATTTGGAAATTTTATATCCAACATCATTGCACGCAACACTCTTTGTTTTATTGCGAAGaagtaaaacttcaatttgattCATTAAATAAGCCATAATGAATCTTAGCTCATTAAGACTCAATGTaattatataatacaatatTTACATATTCATTTTATTGTAACTAGTTTGTAACCCCATACATATGCatagatacacttaaagatatacaataaaatgcataatataattcctaaaatatataatttaaatactattgatagtcatttttatattttattaactctttacaaaattttgtaaagatattattatgtataaaatataaattgtccatgtttttttattattattgtgaagcacttttttttactattcatttattctaaactctttggtttttgtagttaataattcacttagatgaatatttatgatgtgatcccacatttgattctaaaattaaaaaataaaactctttaggaataaataatttaggacacatggagtaaaattagaactctaatttggaattttgatttgaatttctctcaatttcacctattattatatatatagattgttagattaaatgaataaattcatcatttattaacaatttaagtttttaagataatcaataatttaacatCATATCATGGTAATTCTTGTTACCACCTCACTTCCCATTTAAATTTTCACTTCTTGCGCTCTCACTTAATGGCACTTCAAGTGGCCCGTGAGTGAAGGGGGGAgttaaattaaatgaatatatTCAACTTATCCCTTTGGAAGAATTGGTAAAGCCTACTCAATAGCAGCTCAGGTGACCCACACATGAAGAAAGAGTGTTagattaaatgaataaattcattttaaacttttggaaAAACTGGTAATTTAACAATCATAAATcttcaacaaatataaaaactatgataaaaaatatatatttatttaacaaGGTCataatataaattgaaaaaaattataatttctatcatctaatttttattcttaacaaaaaataaataaatagtaaaaccATTTCCTATGTTATAGTTTTTATATCCGTTGTACCAAACACGCTTGATAAAAAACGGAtaccttttcaatttttttacttttccacccttttatatattttatcctACCTGCCAAATTAAGCaagatttaatttttaagtcactttataaaaaacaaaaaaaaacatttattctTCAAGAGCACTTTAGTGACAAATCATTCAAGTTAATGGATGAAGAACCAAATGAGCTAGTGGCCTCTTCGGCTAATTTTTTCCACTCCataaccttttttttcattttctttcccaTATCTCCTCCCATCAACTCTTTCACAATCTTCTCTACTTTCTCTCTCCTAAAATCATAATCAATCTCCATGCCATTGCTTCATTTGTTGCAAGTATACTTGCAATTTGTTTGTTGATCCCCAAAGAATGGCCTACAAAGCATAGGCACTCTTGCACACACACTTTCAATGGTTGAATTCCACTCACAATGTGCTAAGAAGCCTCCAATCAAGGGGTGGTTCAGCACTTCCTCTTGAGGGCACCAACTAACTATTAGACATCTTTCTTTAGTTTCTAACTTGAACTGAGGTGGCAATATTGTTGATTCACTGACAACTAAATCAGGCCAAATAAACCACAAAAACATGTGCTTACTATTTGCAAGCCCCCAACCAAACTCAACCAACTACGGTGGTGTCATGATAGCTATGTTGccaaaattcacataaatcactAAGTTGGGTGCCTTAGAGTTAAGTAAACGAAGGGACTCAATTTCTTCCTCTTATAAACTATACCCAATTGATTTCAAAGGATCATTGGGTAAATGATTGAGTAGTTGTTGGAGAGGGCCAATGGCATACACACGAGGAAATATGGTGGAAAGAGCATCCAAAACCTCTTACTCTAACAAGCCAAATGTGTGAATAACAATTCTTGAGGCCATAGGAGCTCTATTTACCATTTCAAGTaaatatttatagaaaatattatttggatTTATGATTCGAATAAAGCTTAGGAGATCTTTCAAATGAATGCCTCTCATACATGGAATCCAATCTATAATTGTGTCCAAATACCCATTAGTTAAATAGTTTTCATCtgcaaaaccaaaaaacaaaaaatagtgtTGTTAACTTAAAAACTTGTTTTAATCATAAATGACAATAGCTTTCAAGGCTTTTGCattttttgttataactttAAGTGGTATAAGACCTTTATCCATAAGAGAAGGAAAATTCGTGATAACCATTAAGCTATAGGCAAAGATAGAGGAGAACATTATAATTACGGTTTCGAGTTCTTGAGCAGCAATAATGGTGAATTGCATTCAAATATCTAAGATAATGCAAGTCACTAGAGGAGCGTTTGAAGTTTCACTATTGAGTTTTAAAAGGAGTTCAAAAAAGGGAGCCAAGAAGTTTTTCATAATGGAAGCACAAAGAGAAGCGACGTCTTGGGTGGCGATAGAATTCCATGGAGGGAGGCTATCTGGAATGGTTTCAAATTGGAAGTCACGTAAGCCATCCAAGGAGTTTGAACCTCTAGATGCCAGAAAATGTTGGTGGTTGAACTCAGTGTTGTGGGCGCAGCAGTTTTCTCCTTAAGGAAAGGGGAGTACGCCTCAACCAAGTGGACCGGGGTGGAGAAAAGATGGGTTCGCCTcctagattaggtctaggaaccataaataTAACACCCTTAGGTGGAATGactgatcttactaccagagtatgGGTTCGGAGTTTTGGTATggggatgggaaggtgttagggaCTCAACCCCACCTAACCCGTGGGTTGACTTCTagtcattgtgtcttatgtcttaatctcattaatagctcattcaatatttttatcTATACTCACACAAACATTAGCATACATCTAGCAATCAATCATCCcaaaaccctaacatacatctatcatggcaacTCACATCAAGCCTAGCATATATCTATCATGCTTATCATATTATCTTATCCAAGGCAGCAAACAACAAGATATCACAAAGGCAGAAACATAAACATGGCAACATCAAAGAAACATGTGATTGCATTCTCAACATCAAGTACACATCATCCAACCAAGCATGTTCAACTCCTCATTAAGTATAtccaatgcatgttcatatggatgcatgacttaccttactGCATCTTagcacctatgcatcaatgaATGGATAtatgaatgcatgttcatggtattaaagcaagaaaagaaaaagaaaaccctaatctagcatgttaaaggcaaacaaacaattaaataGAGGAACAGAgactcaaaaacataaaaaggagCCAAAACAGAGGCATGTGACACagggaaataaagaaaaagaggcTAAAAAACTCAGATTAGGGTTTCTGAGCTGAAGTATGCATGCACATACATGAGCTTGCGTATGCAGGCTAGTTGTATGCATACGCATACTTCAAGCCTACGTGTGCATACAGAATTATGCGTGCGTAGACATGCCTATAGAAACCCTAACCTAGAAGAAACtcataaacacaaaaacaaagccaaaacaaaaactaaggaatctaacaacctaacatgctttaAAACGTGAAAACTACATAAACCTAAACTAAAAAAGcatattaaaacatatcaaacataattaaaaacatcaaacaaacaaatataatgaATGGAGAAACTATATCAAGAAAAACATGTGAATCATATTAAACAAAGTGGGAAACTATGGAAAATAAGCTCACCTTTCTTTAAAATCATAGATTTGAAGTTGTTTAACCGACCCCTCAGTGGCTACAACACAAAGATTAGATTGAGGACAAGAATAATCAAAAGAATACAATAGTTTAGAtaatcacaactcaagaacaaactttaattgaaaaaggtttttgagaaatcaattttgaaaaatagtttctgccttagaactaactaaagagaggtttttaatttgtaaaaaaacaTGCTAAggggttgtgtgtgtgttttagaaaagagaattagggttttaaaGAAGATGGagggagaaaatgggcttttgcccttttttttttaactttccaGCAAAATGCCCTCATTTCTCAAACTATTTAGAgaaatgcccctgttttgaaactcgattttctaaaaattgagttctaatttaaaattcaatttttggaTAATCTAGTTATAgcgaactaaaaaaaaaacatttctggaacttgagttccattcaaggaactcaagtttcatgaactcgagttccatgtgaagtactcgagttcatggaacttgagttccttgaaaaaattcaagtggaacttgagttccatgaactcgagtactttatatggaactcaagttccaaaaaaaaaaaatctaattccaCGTTCACTATAACTCGACattccaaaaatcgagttatacatttaaaactcgattttttagaaaattgagtttcaaaataggggcattTCACTAATTTGTTTTAGACAAGAGGTATTTTGCTGGAAATTTTGTGAGAAAGGggtaaaagcccattttggccaaaGATGGAGGCTAAAAAATAACTCTCCCTAGCTAGGGTTTTGATTGAAGacataaaatgattatttataagTTAACATTATagtttttgaggttttttaaTTGTCTTTGGACGTTCCAAGGGTCTATGGGCCAGCCCACCGGACAACATTAAAGCATGATGTTTTGGGCccttaaaatgaagttttaaaacccaaaaaatcgGACTGCCCAGTTGGCCCAATTTCAAATTGTCATAACTTATTTGATATAAGTCCAAATGTGGCAAAATTTATGTTTAAATTGAAGCCCAAGATGTCTACTTTCCAATGAAAGAAACGTTACTTACAAATTCTTTGTGGATCCAAAATTATGGTAAAAACAGTGAACAAAGGTCATTTTTCAATATCGATTTCAAAGtgatttgagcacttttgagttgtgattacttccaaactatTGTAAACTCTTTAATTACCCTTGGTTGACATATCTCAAGCTCATCATTGGAGCCGGGaaccaaaatttattaacaaatacaaaatacaatGTCTACAAATGTTGACAAAGGTTATGTGAAAACCTTTATGCATACGGTGGAGAAGCTTTGAAAACTTTAGCATTGCCTTTATGTGGCTTTGAATTGGGAATGGAGTACAAACTGCATGAGGCTTATCAGCTACTAACGTGCTGGaatccatttcttttctttcttttctttcttttgaagaCTCTCTTTGAGTGCTTGTATGCACTCTTTTAGAGTGATTTTCTCCAAGTGTTTGTTAATGCTTTGCTCTAGAAGGCcctttttatagtttaaaattggGGTGCAAAAACAGTCCCTCAATAATGTAGGATTAGGTTTTacatcttttcttttgaaatataCTTCCACAAATTGTTCTTCTAGCGGCCTCCTGCACACTCATGGACCAACCTATATATGTAAACATAATTAGGCATACCGCATACGCAAGTAGGATGTAACCTATGGTATGTAGAGTTAGGGTTTTGTGTGAAAATGGTTTTGTCATATATGTTTGTGAGGGAATACGCACCCTCaatttatcttatatataaaatgacccagtattttatttttcttttttttctaaattattattttcataatgACCCACTGTTTCAATCTAGCTATTTAATTGGGGACAATTTGGGCTGTGAAGCCGACCTATATATGCACTTTATTGTATCTTATAAATTAACCATTTTTTTCAATCTAGCTATTTCGTCCAAATTTGGGCCAGAAAGCTGAACTCTGGACCATCGAAATATTTTTTCCCCGTGATGGTAGGACCTCAATGTACTTATCAAAGAGGAagatttattaaaagaaaaggtttgGACAAAGCTTGATTGATAGGATCTCAATAtatttatcacaataagcaAATATATTTATCgtccaaatgttttttttttttttaaacacaaataaatatagattaatcaaaattcaataatcaaatatgagtttcaaaattgaatatgaaattaagagattttttttaatcctaaaataaGAGATTGATGAATAGCAGGAATGAATATATACATTTTATATAAGAGAGTATAATAGTAATTAGAATctaaaatgacattaattttaattggatttacaAAAGgctataataaatttgaatctTGATTAGTAAAATTCACTTAATAACATAATTATGTGATAGGGCAAGAATATATCGAcccattgtgataaattaattgattaattagccaagtttattaattaatcaaattaacatgtaataaacgtggtagcacaaataaatcaccaactaaaataaaatgcagcgaaaattaaagTTGACTCGATGATCACTTAACATAATTATATGATAGGCCAATAATATATTGACtaattgtgatgaattaattgattaattgattaattagccaagtttattaattaatcaaattaacatgcaataaacgtggtagcataaacaaatcaccaactaaaataaaatacagtGGAAATTAAagttgacacgatgatttgtttacgaatggggaagacctctaaggcaaaaaccccaccaagtgattttaaggtcaccactcccgaaaattctctattatcacaacaagcgattacaagtaaaggaatccagTACtttatactaacctacagttaaagccttatcccaatacccaattggacttgttctgtagtgacaatctctccttttaacgcacagctcctagtacgtgactaaccaatagatgcgtggatcccagtacgcgacttaatcaccaacttgagaacgatgttggctgcaaagtttttcagttcatcatatgatgaagatcacaaaaCTCCTTGGTTagaaaaccctacggtgtacaagcatggcaacttcttcaagagaaagatgaactagagcaTATGTCTCTggttcacaatatgcttgtgaaaaACTTTTGCATTGATATGCATCCGTTATGACGacccttaaaacaatccttatatatgtttagggttatgagaaaagaaagtccaaacaTCTATTCATggaaatcagaactgaaaaactgactttcttaaatcttgatagataccctatctatcgaacAGCTGTCGAGAATCAGGCTAGAATAgttttttaaacctcgatagatactagctattgagctttaaaatccaacacttcatcacttgattcttggacaaatttgcatggctttaacacttgaacttgaaaccttgttccttgaagtattaaacacatcctaaatctacccaattacatgtaaagtgtgttttgtcagaggattagccaatacatgatgacatatgttccaaacatgaatcacatatgtcctaacattatGTAATGTGTTATTGGTACATTCATGCTATTATAATAAATCTTCAcgaattataataaatttttttatcacttttatttctaaaatatcTATCATTTTGATAAAAGCACTTCATTCACCAAATTGTTCATGTTAATGGATGAAGAACCAAGTGGCTTAGTGGCCTCTTTAGCTAACTTTTTCCACTCCATGgcatttttcttcattttcttaccCTTTTCTCCTTCCATCAACTCTTTCACAATCTTTTCCACTTCCTCTCTCTTGACATCATTATCAATCTCCATGCCAATGCCCCATTCATTGCAAGTATACTTACAGTTTGTTTGTTGATCTGCGAAGAATGGCCAACAAAGCATTGGTATTCCTGCACACACACTTTCAATAGTTGAATTCCACCCACTATGTGTTAAGAACCCTCCAATTGAGGGGTGGTTCAACACTTCTTCTTGAGGGCACCAATTAGCTATTAGACCCCTTTCTTTAGTTTCTAACTCGAATTCAGGTGGCAATATTGCTGATTCACCAACAACTAAATCAGGTCTAATTatccacaaaaataaatatttactaTTTGCAAGTCCCCAACCAAACTCAACCAACTGTGTTGGTGTCATGACAACTATGCTGCCAAAATTCACATATATTACAGAGTTGGGCGCCTTAGAGTTGAGCCATTGGAGGCACTCAGTTTCTTCCTCCCATAAACTATATCCAATTGATTTTAAAGGGTCATTGGGTAAGTGATTGAGTAGTGGTTGGAGAGGGCCAATGGCATATACATGAGGAAACATGGTCAAGAGAGCATCCAAAACTTCTTGCTCTAATGCATCAAATGTTTGAATAACAATTCCTGAAGCTGTAGGAGCTTTCTCTGCTGTTTCGATGACAAATTTAAAGATAGCATCATTTGGATCTATGGTTTGAACTTCGCTTGGGAGATCCTTGAGTTGAATGCCTCTCATACCTGGAATCCAGTCTATAATTGTGTCCAAATACCCATTTGTTAAATAGCTCTTATCTGCAAAAAGACAGAATATTTTTAgcttaaaatgaaatttatttttaatcataataaaacagaaaaattacactttatcccCTTAATACAATAAGAAAATTGCAATGTTCTCATTTTAGTTTAAACATAGCGTTGTTGTAATGAGCATTTTTCCATAGGTTAGTgtttttgtcaaataaaaaaaattaattcaatccTTGAAAAAAATACATGGCCAGACCCACACTCTAATGGTATTAATATTTACCATCCAACACAATGATGGTCTTAATACACTCCCATAACAAACACGTCACATATGCACAACTATAATCCTTCAAATTGTCAATTGTGTATTACTGCGCGCATGCGATATGTTTGTTATGAGAGGGTATAAAAGTCATTAACATGTTGGTTCAGAGTCTTCAGACCCATTTTCAACTAACAAAAAAGTtgattttacaatataaaatgaTAATAGAGGAGTAAAGTGTTCAGTAGAATTagtacaataaaataaaataggataTTGCTACATATTAAACTAAAGAAGTAAAGATGGatattgtaagtttgtaactaTAATCTGTATAAATTAAGAGGATTCAGCaagttagttattgtttttttttcctgtaaaaaataatccaaattaattaaccaacaatttaaaaatggggttaaaatagtaaattggcaaaagaaagttaattatttctttttttattgtcaaaaatacccctacctcaaacttaaaaattgggttaaaatagtaaattgacaaaaataataaattcctacaTCTACGTTGAAATGCATATTTGCTTCTAATAAACTCCTACTTTTGCgttgatttaaattcctacttctacATTGAAATGTCTTACTAGATATAAATTCCTACTTCTCAATAGCTTAAAAAACTCCTCACTTACTTATCTTACCCTTAAATTTATTTAGCACTACtctaaacaataaataattaagtctATAAAAGTAATTTGAACTACATATATTTAAGagacatttaatttatttttaaaaaaaaaacctaccacGTTTGAATTCCACTCTCACATTTTACTCCTAACAAACTACTTGAACTCCACTCCCCCATGTTATACTCCTAAAAAATTGCTTTACTctcaaatttaataatttaaattgctCTTTAACTTCTTATTAAGAACTACTtatctggatttttttttttagtttcaagtTATAcgtctcctcctcctccttcatcatcttcttcttcttttaaaaaaataatggctATAGATAAGGCAAAGCTGCATTTGGGAGTTTCTTGATAACTTGAAGAGAATTTTTCGATGGTAGATTCTCAAAAGTATAACATAGCATTACATGTCCCTCAAATGTGTATTTGTGATAATGACATGTTACTTTCATAGCCGTGCTCTTCACATCATGCTTCCACCAAATCAAGCAGGGCACACCGTAGCCGTGATGATATTTCAAGCCACTAGCTCCTCCTGCTTCATCAATTTCCTCACCAACAACCAATATGTATTTGGTTGTCTTGCTACATGAAAATTTCTATTTGTTTGGTGcttatttctcttctttgatgTCAAActgtgttcttttttcttttttttttccttgcaaattattaaaatatactcaaaaaatagaagagcctctgagcacgcgcgtgagcacgtgctcagaggctagtaataataataataataataataataattcataattcataattcttctccaaaaaaataataataattaataatccaTAAGTGCAATTGCtctaataaattaatgcaagATTTCAATGGAGtttctcactttttttgttACATACTTACACACCTTTAAGTGGAATGATGCCTTTATCCTTGAGAGGAGGAATCTGCATGTAACCCATTAAGCTACAAGCGGAGATAGTGAAGAACATTAGAATTGGGATTCCGAGTTCCTGAGCAGCGTTGATGGTGAATTGCATGAAACCGTCTGAGATAATACAAGTCACTGGGGGAACGTTTGAAGTTGCACTGTTGAGTTTCACAAGAAGGTTAGAAAATGAGGCGAAGAAGTTTTTGGTAATGGAATTGCAAAGAGAAGAGACGTCTTGGGAGGCATTAGGATCCGATGGAGG
Coding sequences within:
- the LOC142613941 gene encoding 7-deoxyloganetin glucosyltransferase-like, with the translated sequence MDSKTLKADKPHAVCIPFPVQSHIKAMLKFSKLLHHKGFHITFVNTEFNHHRFLKFRGPNSLDGLSDFRFETIPDNLPPSDPNASQDVSSLCNSITKNFFASFSNLLVKLNSATSNVPPVTCIISDGFMQFTINAAQELGIPILMFFTISACSLMGYMQIPPLKDKGIIPLKDKSYLTNGYLDTIIDWIPGMRGIQLKDLPSEVQTIDPNDAIFKFVIETAEKAPTASGIVIQTFDALEQEVLDALLTMFPHVYAIGPLQPLLNHLPNDPLKSIGYSLWEEETECLQWLNSKAPNSVIYVNFGSIVVMTPTQLVEFGWGLANSKYLFLWIIRPDLVVGESAILPPEFELETKERGLIANWCPQEEVLNHPSIGGFLTHSGWNSTIESVCAGIPMLCWPFFADQQTNCKYTCNEWGIGMEIDNDVKREEVEKIVKELMEGEKGKKMKKNAMEWKKLAKEATKPLGSSSINMNNLVNEVLLSK